GGTTGGGTGCGTGAGGTGCTTTTTGAGCACAGGAGCGCCACCCACGGTTGTTTGTTTTTCAAACAAACAAAATGCTAAACTCAAGAATACCTACCCCTACAGGAGTGCGTACCATGCGGTCAGAAACCCTAGACCTGAATGCCATTCGGATGCAGCATACCCTCATTCTGCTGCGCAAACTCTGGTACGAGGACATCTCCCGGGCGGAACTCTCCCGCCGCATCGGACTGTCCAGAAGTGCCATCTCCAGCATCGTCTCTGAACTGCTCGACGTGAACCTGGTGCTGGAACTCGGCCTCGGGGCCTCCCTGGGGGGACGCAAACCCACCATCCTGCGGCTCAACGAAAATGCCGCTTACCTGCTCGCCGTGGACATCGGCAAACGCCACCTTGGGGTGGCCCTGCTCGACCTGCGCTGCAACATCATCGAAGAAACCACCTGCGAACACCACCGCGAATACACCCCTGAAGACACCTACGATGAACTCGACCAGGTGATCCAGGGCTTCAAAAAGAAACACCCCGGCAAAGTGCCCCGCATCGCCATGATCGGGGTGTCCATCGCTGGCCCGGTGAACTACAAAACCGGACAGGTCATCCAGCCCCCGAACCTTCCCTCCTGGAACGAGGAACAGGTGGCTTCAGCCATCTCCAGGCGTTTTGGCATTCCCACCTTCGTGGACAACGACGCCAACCTTGGGGCCCTTGCAGAACTGCACTTCAGTGGGCTCAGCGATCAGCACCTGATCTACCTCAAATGTGCCACCGGCATCGGGGCAGGCATTCTGATTGACGGCAAGATCTACAGGGGCGTTTCTGGAGGGGCCGGAGAAATCGGGCACACCAGCATCAACGAAAACGGCCCGGTGGGACCCAGCGGTTACCCCGGCAGCCTGGAGAGCTACGTTTCAGGAGCCATGCTGCTCAAACGCATGCTGGAACTGCTTCCCCAGTACCCTCAAACGTGCCTGCGTGCAGACAGCACCCTGCAGCAACTGGCTCTGGCGGCAAAAGATGGGGATGAACTCGCCACCCGCATTGTCGAAGACGCCGGACGCCACCTCGGGATCGCCATCGCCAATGTGGTGAACCTCTTCAGCCCCAGCGAAGTGATCCTCGGGGGGGACCTGTGTCTGGCCGAAGGCGTGCTGCTCGACCCCCTCAAGCAGATGCTGGAACAGCGCACCATGCTCATCAACAGAGAACAGACCAACGTGCGCCTCACCCGTTTCAACACCCGCACCTCCCTGTACGGTGCAGGGGTTCTGGCCCTGTACGAACTGTTTGACCCCAACGGTCTCAAACACCTTTACGAGGTCGCGAAGCAACCGCTGTTGACTGAGGTTTAGATCCCCCTTTGCTCGCTTTGCTTGCACTGTCCCCCTTGACGAAAGGGGGATTTTTGGTTGTCTGGGGTTGCTGAGGCCAGGGGGATTTACCCCAGCCCCGGTGCCACCAGCACCTTCAGCCCTGCGTTTTCCAGCGCCACCCGTTGCTGTTCGGGCACCCCATCGTCGGTGATCAGGGCGGTGACCTGACGCACCGTGGCAAAGCGGGTGAGGGTGTGCCTGCCCACTTTGCTGTGGTCTGCGAGCACATAACAGCGTTCTGCAGCGTGACAGACCACCCGTGCAGCAATGGCCTCAGGCTCGTCTCGCATGGAGAAACCAAACTCGGGGGTGATGCCAGTGCAGCCCAGGAAGGCCAGATCCAGGCGGTGTTCCTGCAGGGTCTGGCGCACGTTGTCTCCGACGAGTTCGTAGGAGTACATGTTGAGCTGTCCGCCTGCGACGATCACCTTGGTGTGGCCGTGGCTGTAGAGTTCCATCGCGACGTTCAGGGCGTTGGTGACCACGGTGATTTTCTTGCCGCGCAGCCAGCGGGCCAGTTCGGTGCAACTGGAGCCTCCGGAGAGCCCGATCACCATGCCGGGTTGCACCAGACTGGCAGCAACGGCGGCAATCGCGCGTTTTTCGGCAGCGTGCTTTTTGGAGGAGTCCAGGAAAGACGGCAGGTATTTGACGGGTGTGGCCACACACACACCGCCCCAGGTGCGTTCCACCAGACCGCGCGACTCCAGGGTGGCGATGTCGCGGCGCATGGTGGCGATGGACACCTGCACCAGCTGACTGAGCTCTTCCAGTCGGCATTCTCCCTTGCGTGTCACCACATCCAGAATCAGAGCATGCCGTTGTTGGGTGCTGAGTTTGCTCACGAGAACTCCTTACACGTTGGGTTTGAATTCGACGGACCAGAGCGCAGGCCAGGCCGCGAAGGTGGATTGCGGGGTGGCTCGATTCAGCCAGGAGGGGACCACAAGAACCAGAACACAGTGTGGACCCGGAGAACAGAGGTAACTCCATCATAAGCGAAAATGGAGGTTTCGGTCACAGATCTGTGGTGGTGTCCCTTTACGTTTGGACTGGGTCGTGTTTACCTGGAACCGCTTCTGTAAAGATTGTTGCGGTGATTTCCCGTGTGGAACCTAAAATTCCCCTACAGGAGGATGAACATGGACGCACAGGAACAAAAGATCATCACTGCAAAACAACACTTCCAGCAGAGCATTGAAGACCGGTTCAAAAACAGTGACCTGCAGTTGAACCCCGAAACCCCGGGTTCCGATGGCTTCGTGCTGGGCACCGAGGATGGCAGCAGACGGGTGCGTGCAGTGTTTCACTGCGATCAGGACGATGTGCAGGTGGACCTGTACCGTCCTCTGGGCGCAGGATGGGACAGCGAACCTTTCGAGCGTGGCCTTCGGGACTTTGAGCGGGCAGGCTTCCTGATTCAGGAAGAACTGAAAGGCAATGAACAGAAAATTCAGTGAGCAGGATCTGAACCTGCAAGCGTAAAGGGCCTGACATCTGTCAGGCCCTTTACGTGTGACTTACTCATTGGGAATGTCGGTTTTCTGGCGGTTGGGTTCGTGCATCATGTTGTGGGCCAGATCCGTCTGGGTGGCCCCCAGAATCTGGGCGGTTTGTTTGAGGTGCGCCGGAAAGTCTTCGGTGACAGGCAGTCGACCATTTTTAATGCGGTCCCTGAGCTCATCAATGGCAAGTTCCCGGACAATGGCTGCCACAGTCAGGCCCTGTCTTTCAGCAACATGGGTGATCAGTTCGAGTTCCACCTTTTCAAACTGAACGGTCAGTTCGGTGGGTTGCTGCAGTTCTTTCTGCTCGGTGGGTTGTTGTGAATTCTGGGTGGTCATTTGAACTCCTTTAAGAATTGAAATCGAGCGGAAGGCTCCGAAAAAGAAGCCTGATCTCAGGATATAAAATGTCCTGATGAGTTATTTTGGGGATTTCTAAGAAGCAATGTCCTTTGTCTTCATCAAAGAAACCAGATTGCTTGGATGTCTCCAGAGATTTTGAACCATCACAATGCTTACAATTCTGTGCGATGGATTTCCAGCGACTCGGTCATCTGAATTCAAATTGAGGTTCAATTTAAAGCTTGCTAAAGGGCATCGGGTGACCTTCGTCAGCTTCAACTGGCACAATCAAGCCATGAAACTGCTCGTGGTTTTTCTGGTGTCCTTCCTGCTCGGTGTCACGGTGCGGGCCCTGTGGATCATGGCCTTCCCGCTGGATGTGACCAGCGAGATGCTGAACCGCACCAGCATGAACATCACCGAACTGACCTTCAGAACCCTGATGTCGATGTTGTGGACCGGTGCACTGGTGGGGTTGACGGCCAGTGGCCTGATGGGTGCCTTCCTGGGCTGCAAAGTTCTGCTTTCTCGCCGTTCGACACCCAAGAAATCTCTGCCCGAAGCCTGAAAAACCCCCGAGAGATTCTCCAGAACTCGGGGGAAGCTGTAAAGCTTGCTTTCACCTTAGCAGAGGCCTCCTGTGCCTTTTGGTGTGAATGGCTGAAGTTGAATGGTAAGAAATCCTGACATTTCAGGAGCCCCGTCCAGCAAATCGGTTTTTGAACGGCTTCACCTTAATGAAGGGAATCCTAACCCTTCATTTCATTTGTGAGATGGCGCTCTCAGTGCGGCCTCAGACCCACTGACTACAGTAAAGTCAGCCTTGCTGTCCTGGTTTCCCTGCAGGAAAGACGGCAAGAGGGGCACAGGGTGGTGGGGTCCATGAAACAGAACAGCAATGTGCAACCGGACAGCCTGGACGAGAACCTCAGAGACTTCATCCTGGTGATCATCAGCGGTGGAGGGGTCGAAACCCTGAGGGTCCGCGACATCGACAGGGTGGTCTCGGGCCCCTCCTCCGAAATCAGCTATGTGTATCTGCGTCGGGAAAACAGTGGTGTTCTGAAACTGGTGGTGATTCTGGAAGCTGCCCGTGCCTTCGAGAAACGGTGTCAGAACCTGCTGGCCGCACTGCAGGCCCACAATTCCGACCTGATCAACAAGTTCTTTGCCCCGCCCATGGTGGGGTAACCTCAATCCTTAAAATCAAAACTGGCCTTCCATCAGGAGGCCAGTTTTGCAATGGAATGTTTGCAACAGGCAACAGAAAACTCCCGGAGCGTGCACCCTGTTGACGCTTCGGGAGTGGGGGAAAAGCTGACTTCAGTGTAACGCTGCGGCATGAGTTGAACGTGCCAGTTGCATGTCGGAACTTTCAGGGTTTTACCATGAAGACATCACGCCCATTTCATTTCTTCTACAGGTGAACGTCCACAGGAAAAGAACCTGCATTTGCAGGTTCTTTTCTGAATTCACAGTCCAGTGCTCAGATCAGCTGTTGGCTGCGCGACGGTTGATGTTGGATTCTGCTGCGCTGGTCAGCAACTGGTCGGCCTGTTTCTCTTCGCTGAGGGTGGCCTCCAGAGAAGCGACTGCCTCCTGGTGACCGAGCACTTCAGCCCAGGTGCGCAGGGTGCCGTAAGTGGCAATCTCGTAGT
This DNA window, taken from Deinococcus cellulosilyticus NBRC 106333 = KACC 11606, encodes the following:
- a CDS encoding DeoR/GlpR family DNA-binding transcription regulator → MSKLSTQQRHALILDVVTRKGECRLEELSQLVQVSIATMRRDIATLESRGLVERTWGGVCVATPVKYLPSFLDSSKKHAAEKRAIAAVAASLVQPGMVIGLSGGSSCTELARWLRGKKITVVTNALNVAMELYSHGHTKVIVAGGQLNMYSYELVGDNVRQTLQEHRLDLAFLGCTGITPEFGFSMRDEPEAIAARVVCHAAERCYVLADHSKVGRHTLTRFATVRQVTALITDDGVPEQQRVALENAGLKVLVAPGLG
- a CDS encoding ROK family transcriptional regulator, which codes for MRSETLDLNAIRMQHTLILLRKLWYEDISRAELSRRIGLSRSAISSIVSELLDVNLVLELGLGASLGGRKPTILRLNENAAYLLAVDIGKRHLGVALLDLRCNIIEETTCEHHREYTPEDTYDELDQVIQGFKKKHPGKVPRIAMIGVSIAGPVNYKTGQVIQPPNLPSWNEEQVASAISRRFGIPTFVDNDANLGALAELHFSGLSDQHLIYLKCATGIGAGILIDGKIYRGVSGGAGEIGHTSINENGPVGPSGYPGSLESYVSGAMLLKRMLELLPQYPQTCLRADSTLQQLALAAKDGDELATRIVEDAGRHLGIAIANVVNLFSPSEVILGGDLCLAEGVLLDPLKQMLEQRTMLINREQTNVRLTRFNTRTSLYGAGVLALYELFDPNGLKHLYEVAKQPLLTEV